Genomic window (Sebastes umbrosus isolate fSebUmb1 chromosome 21, fSebUmb1.pri, whole genome shotgun sequence):
TAGACGTACCGGTCCTCAGTGAAGCCGTCCATTTCCTCCTCGTCATCCAGCTCCATGTTCAGCTCATTATCAAGACAATCACTGCCATAGCCACTCAAGACACTGCAGGTATGAAATATTTTACACGATCACATGTATGCACAACTTTTGTTAGATTAGACCTGTCATTAGGGATGGGCGATATAACGGTATACACCATACAACGGTAGAAATGTGACCACAGGTAGAGATTTGGCAATATCGTTTCCACCAGGAGGACTCATCCCAACCAACTCAAGACGAGGAACAACTCTGGGTACATGATTACCAGACATTTGCActttgtagtttattttgacagtgTATTGTCAGCTTTCTTAAATGAAAGATGAGCAAATCCTGTAGGAAAAGTTaagtctttttctcttttgctatacaaaaatataatttttaataCCACTGATTGAAGTCAGGCTGGTATTTATTTGCACCCGTTATCCTTAAAACATCCAACATTTGAAATTATTGTTCTCAGGAACCATAAAGCTtccttatttaaataatttttgtttgactttttgaGTCCGTGTTGTCTCATGTGAGGCAGtggtttttgttttgcagggacgttccaattaaaaaaaagaaaataatcaaatgtgaTGAGGTATGGTGTCGGTATTCTAAACCatgacatttatttgtttgcacaataaaacaaagtgtCAGAGATgtaacaacaaaagaaaagaagcaagtTGTGCGggtgacattaaaaaaacacatcagcccTTATAGAAGGAATCTCATCCCAATTAGCATTATAAGAAAATACAAAAGTCATATCATCaagaaaagtaaacaaacatgcaaaaataaaatccaaaatCAAATGGAAAGTTAGCAACACAAATCAAGAAAGAAGAATTTACAGAACAATTACTGTATTGTGatataaaagtacaaataccgtGATAGATTTTGACCATATCGCCCACCCTTACCGGTCATCTTTTGGAAACGACTATACAACTCTTGATAAATGACTATTTCCAATATTTCTGCATGTGCATTTgaaggttgtttttatttaaatgttatctGATGTTATTTGCTGCCCTTGGAGATCGATAAACTATGTACAATATAAATAGCATATATTTAAGTATGCTGAGATGCTAATAAGTGTTTGAGggtgctgcagctgctgaccTGACGGAGCGACACGTCAAGAATACAATCCTCTTCAGTTTCTTGTTGTAGAAGAAGTAGTTGAAGGACCAGAGGCTCCCCTCTTCACCAAAAGGGTCCGAGTCCAGATCAGGGTTGTAGCTGAGAACAAACATTGAGACAAATTTAGCTTAAAAATGGCTGAACTCGACACCAAAAAGATTCTCAGCAGCATACAGTATCTGCTtatataatacacacacacatgcctacCTGTAAATGTCACAGCTCTGCAGGTTAATCTCCTGGTCGATGGCGTTCCACAGCTCCGGCCCCAGAGAGTTGAACTCCTCTCCCACAGCTGAGAACAAGCTGCTGTTTACTGCATTAGCCACCTGGAgagaagtcatagtcaaataattaatttcatAAAAGATAGTTCATGTTATATATCtgtgacaataaaaaatatcagCGGTGCTTCAGAGGGCGGACTCGGCTACAGAGGAGCATACTAACCCAGTTGGCGCTGGGCTCTCGGCTGAACTCGTGGGCCCGCGCGGCGCTGAAGTCGTAGTCCGGCCTGAAGGACTCGTTGAGCGTTGTGATGAGGTAGAAAAGAGTCTTCCTGCAACACTTGTCACTCAAAGGGTTCTCCCCGTCCTCACTGCTCTTCCCCATTCTGGAcggaaaaataagaaaaatgctTAATTATCTTATCTAACTATTTGATTAAGCACCCTTGTGTTCTTCTGATAAGAAACCACCCTCTGCTGTATCCTTCATTGTAGACTGCAGTACTCACTGTGAAGGGCTGGTGGCGTTGGTggactgaggaggagagagggccTCCAGGACGTGTGGCTCCCCCTCCTGACAGAACTGCTTGAACATATGTTTATCGTCCCCTGCCATCTTACAGGAGTAGCTCTCCATCCTGCAGGGAGAAgacaatatgaataaataatataatactgtgCCAGTATTCATGTGCTAAATGAAACAAGAGTGCTGTAACCATAATGGAAGAGATTTCAGATGAGTGAAAATGTTGCCAAATCCCTTAAGATTACTTTAATAGCCCATTAGGCTCAAACACACTATTACACAACATATTTGGGGCACTTCAAggtatttaaatacatttcatcaaatacaaaaaaaaacctgaaccATGTCTGTTAACCAAATGTACCTCTCTAGCCACAGATATTAcggacaaataaaaataaataggacattatataaaatattaaagaaaacCAGCAGAGATAGAGactacatttctttattttggtGCTATTCAGCCATTTAACTTACAATTTTCAGATCTGATTTggtattaaaatattaaaggattcacagagtgcaaaaaaaaaaaaactgggctGCAAGATCTCTATAACCTTTGTTTGACAACAAGACAGCCCTCGTCTTTCCAGTGAGAGACATATCTGCACAAACATCTGACAAGAACAAGTCTGTGCTAAAAAATGTCCTACATTCTCTTTTCATGCTTCTGGGCCAGACGCCACTGTTTACAGATATGCGAGTGGAGCAGACTGGTGTGCGgttgtttatttttcctcctcTAACCTTATGGGTTATGCAAGAGCAAAGGTTGTGCAATTTAAGATGGAAGGCCTACTGAGACCCTCACTGGCCTTGCCAGCCTAATTATAGGGACATTAGGTGGCAACGAACGAATACCACAGTGGAAATAACTGCCCTGGTTTTCCATACACAACACAGCTGACCCGCCGACACAACACCGAGGGTAACCAGATGACGGAGCAGACACTGGAGCCGAGTGAAGATTAGAATCACTTAAGGTTATTACAGAAGCTCTGCTAACATCTGTACACAACGCTAACAGCAGCTTGCTTACATATTAttcatgtgttttaatgtatttcGTTATTATTGGACCAGTTATTTATGTCCTTCTATTATTATATTGGGGTTCCTTCTTTTTTGCACCAAACAACTGACCTTTACACGGAGCACCAGCtcttttaagtttatttttatgtattttttgcagCACTGTGCAACTTTTCTTTAGTGCAGTACATTATTAACGTTTTGggttttattacatttccaTGTGTCAAAATCAAAAGCTCATCTGTAGAAAATATAAATCTGCTAGAAGCCCTGTTGGGTACATATTTAGTTAAagcctgcagctttaaagtcctGCTGCTATGATGGACTGCCTCACTAATCCACTAAGCAGCCTTGGCAGCTCCAGCAGCACTCAGCTATCATGCAGTATtattgtatgtgtgcatgtacacaTACGCTCCAATAACACTGTTCACAACGCTCTCCAAATAGCCACAGAGTGGTGCGAAAGGACAAGACACCATATTGTGCGTCACTCCAGGTCACAACCAGTAGAGACGCTCAGTTTCACCACCCACACTCAAAACCCTGCGAACAGACTGGGCGGCATAACTCCACAGCCCACTGCCCTTTATGTAACTGCACTGTCACTGAAACTGCAAGCCTGCTGAAGGCCTTACCTCACCTTTGCTAAGTGAAAAACATGCACTGTCAGTTACATATTAACTTTCAGTATAAGCTCTGAGCGTAGGCGTTTTAGGTTAGTTGTCGGCTATCACAATGTTGCATAACATGCAGGTACTTTGCTCTACTACCTCTCTTTAAGAGCAGAGTGTTCTTTGAAGCAGCAGCCACACCTTTCATACACTCAATCCATGTTTAGTGACCTCAAACCAGACACGGTTTTTCCTGTATAAGGAAAACTGCAGTCAAGGTTGACTCCAGTGGCTTTTACTTTGGTTTAAACACAAAGTCTAATGTCTGGCTGTTGTGTTGATGCTCTTGTTGGGCGGGAAATTCTGCATTACTGAAATAGAAGCAGGAAACTACAGGTGACCTGTGCATGCTTCTCCTAAGTAACTAatgagtgtttgttttgtatgtgtAATATGGAGATTTTTATCCCCAAGTCTGCTTTCAAAAACTCGATTATGGGCATTGTGACTGATACATGCAGCTGTTTCCCGACCAAATTATATTCCCtaaactttgtctgtctgctgcgtACTGTTGTCCCATACATGTTTATgttgtctggctgctgctgtgttgctCTGCTTGTTTGTCCTAATGCTTACATATGCTACTCTGGATCTGTTGTTGTATTTCCTGATACTGTTTGTCTGGTGTTGtctgttgattgtttttctctctgcattttcttttacgTAATGCTTGTTGCCATATGTAATGCTTGTTGTCATATCTAATGCTTGTCATGTATGCTAGTTCTATTCTTTAAACTATTGATTATTTCTTTTTACCCCCTTCCATCAAGAGGCTTTGCCTTTTGCCAGGCCGCCATTGTAAATAAGACTTTGTTTTTAGTCGacttgcctggttaaataaaaaaagaaaaaaaacagctgaagtTTGTGTGGTCTCAGCGCAGCGGACACCTTTGGAAATAATGTACTAAAAAGTCTGTAAAGACCCTATTTATTACCAGACATTAACACTTCTATTTGTTCCTGTAAACGTGTAACAATATGTAGGTCAGTAGAGGGCTCAGTTGTTCGTGTCGCAATACAAGCTACGTCTACGGCCCTTACCTGCCAAGGATGCGGGACTCTCCTGTTTCGACACACAGCCGGGAGCTGAGGGCTTCAAAGCTGGAGCTTTCCAACAGTTTCATTGCgatctgttaaaaaacaaaaagcaaaacaaagttAATGTTAGTCAACTGCCACATTAGGAGACTAgcattattgttgactttttttatagtGATGGTCAGGAACCAAGCCAACTTTCCTgcattttattaatgaattcaaacaaTATAGCACCATCTTAAAGAATGTTATGATGTACTGTgtttgtatgcatttcattgtttttatttgattgttttccactgtttggttaggtttttctgcacattttgtgtacttcttgttgttgtatttttaaaattatgttagtttcgatctttcttccttttttgttattgttttttttctcctggggttggggggaggtcccttgtataagcctgtggcttcttgacctctcctgacacatttcttgttttattttcattgactggattttgtgcagttttatatatgtgcaaataaataacaaataaattctTGCATTATGTAAtgtatatgtaattattttgattaataatatgatttatataACAAACTCTTAGCACCATCTTACCCaatgttaaaaacataaaagccATTAAGACCTTCAAGTTATTCaattaatataatgtataaaaaaaattctggcattatgaaattattttagtttttttaaattgtatttgcaTCTGTTTGTACCTCAGTAAATCTGCATTtgttcaataaagaaaacattaaagctgctattttaacatactgtaaatataatatgatatatatgacAAATTCGGTCATtatgaaatgtatatataattatttttaataatactaTGATGTATATATCAaactctggcattatgaaatgtgtatataattatttttaataataatatgatgtatatatataaaactctggcattatgaaatgcatatataatgatttttttccccccaattgCATATGGATCTGATACCTCAGTAAATCTGCACGTGTTcaataaagacataaataaagaaCTAACTAAAgcattttttcaaaaaaaagaaaagaaaaaagctgcTTAATTTAACATACAAACAATAACAGTACCAAGGTTACGTTTGCTATGTTCGTTCAAAGTCAAATTTACCTAATTAAGTcagtaaataaattatattatccTAAAACTGGCAGCTGCTgtcaacataaataattaacacattatgacatgtatatgtaatgattcttaataataataataataataagatttaTATAACAAACTCTTAGCACCATCTTACccaatgttaaataaatataatatgatgtATAGAACAAATTCTGgcattataaaatgtatatgtaaTATTTTTGGGGGTTTGTTCCATTGTATATGCATATTATGTTTGTACCTCAGTAAATCTGCATGTattcaataaagaaagcattatttccaaaaaagaaatgaaatgtatatgtaatgattcttaataataataataataataataataataatgatttataTAACAAACTCTTAGCACCATCTTACTCAATGTTATAAACATAAACCATTAAGAACTTTAAGTTATTGAATAAATATAACATGATGTATATATCAaactctggcattatgaaatgtatacaaaattattatttattttttccaattgTACATGCATCTGTTTGTACCTCAgtaaatgtgcatgtgtttaataaagatataaataaagaaCTAAAGAAAGCATTATttcaacaaaaaagaaagaaaaaatatgcttaatttaacatactgtaaatgtaaaactTATAACAGTACCAAGGTTATATTTGATGCATAACTAACCCAATTAAGTCAGTAAATCAATAATATTATCCTAAAACtggcaagaaaaacaaacaactgcTGTCAACATAAATAATGAGACTACAGCGCCCCGTGAGGGACAATTTCTAGGTCAAACACAATTTCCTCTTTCTGCCCCTCCCCCACCCTGTATAAATCCTCTTCCTGGTTCAGCACATCGATGTTAACATACAATATCACTCACCTAGCAGTATTTTCCAGCAGAAAAAGACCAAGTTGAACAGTCAAAACACTCGTCTTCTTCACCCCAAATAGCGACTCTTGCGACGCAAAAAAAGATTCGCTTTTTGTTGACGCTAATGTTAGCTATCTAGCTTGCTTATTATCTGCGTTTATTTCCTTCTTCAGCGGAGTAACTTTAATTCCTACTCGTCTTTAAGCATCTTACACAAGCACTCGGTCGAGGATGCGTTATTCTGAGGCCTTTTAAATTTATAGAAAAACTGCTTTTGCCGATTAAATGCGATGAGATTAAATCCAGAGACTGTTGTCGTCCGTCGGAGTCTGTCTGCAGCGGCATCCCTTTATACGACCTGATTACACAAAGAAAAGCTCGTTATTTAGCTAAATCAAGTCGCTTTTTTTATAAGCGACTCGATCAGAGAAGTAGTTAACTAACTAGCCGAGCTACCAAGCCGAATAAATTACCAAAAACTGGGTCAAGGAAGTCTGCAAATCGTCGTCAACGACACATCTACTCTGATGAAAACAACGGAGTGTGGTAACCAAGCCCCTTTTCCTGTTTATATACGCTACGGATAACGGATACGCCCACTTTAGTAAAGCGCtctcctgattggctgttcgTATAAATGACAGCTAATGTGATTGGTTAAATTTATATATGCTTGACAACGTACACGCCCACTTTTAGTAAAGCCCTCTCCTGATTGGCTGGGCATTTAAATGACAGCTAATGTGATTGGTTGAATCTTGCTCTGTCAATTCCTAGGCCAGATCTGTGTCAAATGTCTTGACTGCTTATCGCAACGCAGCAGCTGAAACCAAACAAGAACTGCAACATTcagagttgtttttgtttgtatttaagaTATGCATGTTCACTACCAcaaccatacacttccatgcaacacacacacacacacacacacacacacacacacacacttacttgtcttttttgatatatttactgtattgttattgttgttgttatatatatcttgtcctaattgttttgttatcactattatgtagtcatattatttctttatattaatcttgtctctaggtggaggcttcagataagcccagtgggttttttgcctcttcctgcactgtatattattcatttatttttttgttatgttgtatagtcttaaattgtgcaaaacaaataaacaataaactaTTCATATCTGTCTAGGATTTGGAACAAGCATTTGGAACCATTATAATACTTATAAATACGTATAAATGCATGTATTCTCAGTCTTGCTTTGCATAaaatgataagataagataagatattcctttattagacccgcagtggggaaatttgcagtgtacagcagcaaaggggatagtgcaaaaaacaagatgcatcagctaacagtaaaaaaagagctaaataaagtgaaacaaaatatgaaccatttaaatagaaggaagtataacaataggagcagtatatacactactgacaataaacagactattaacaaaattgcacaagtggaaaatgatattgcacagtgagaatgaaatgttattccacctgaaaatatcatgttattgtcagtttttggtgtgtaagtgagTGTCAGTGGTCTACTGGGAACAGTGCTGGTTGtagagtctgacagctgcaggaaggaaggacctgaaacgtaatttaacataacaacaacataatTTGTTCTGGATCTTCATTATTCAATGATCCAAATATTGTCTTTGCACACCAGTTTTCTAGATTTTATTTGTTGGTTTTGAGATTTCATCTATTTTAAACCTGTGTGTTGTCCAATTGTATTGCTTGCTTCTGTTATTGAATTGTAAAACACCCCACACTGCACTaaattacacaaaatgtgcTGACTGATTTAATTAAAGTCTTAGCCTCAAGCATGCAGCAACAGCATAATGACCTGACGAAATAACACCcataaaaaacagaatagcAGATTAGGCCCCAGTGAAAACTGTTGTATTGCCCTTCCATATTCACATAGCTCCTTGTtgtaagagaaaataaaatattgtttaatattATTTGTCGGCCCAGTGGCCTAATGGATAAGGCATCAGCCTCCGGAGCTGGGGATTGTGGGTTCAAGTCCCACCTGGGTCGTGCAACACTATGTGTGATGACATGGTTTATAATGCAGTAGGATTAAGTCCCAGCAGACATACAACTGTGTAGTCACAAAAACACCACCTTGCAGTTAAAATGGATTGAAATGCTGTGATAACCATGTGCACCACATTTTAATAGAACCTGACAAATGAAGAAGCAAAGTTTAACATTTCAACAGAACATTTTATTGACAGAAATACAAATGGCAATCAGAAATCTTCTGGCATTGGTTTATCAGGTCTGTGTGATATAGTCAGAGACATTTTCCAGGCCTGTGCATTCATTGTCCAGGTACTCCAGGATCATATTACCCCCATTGTACAGAGGAGTTTCTGGGTGAGCCAGCAGCGAGAGCAGAGTGTCGTCCATCCGGAGAGCCTCACCTGTCTGAGGATGACATAACCGCAGCTTCTAcaaatggagaggagagagacgcaCTGTTAAGACTTCTTCAAGAAATTTACACTATGCTGTGCTTTTTTCCCAGGAATATTTAAATGCAAgtttacaaattaattacaTGTGGAAGAAAACATGACCTCTTAGATTAAAATATGGAATACCTTTGTATTTTGAGATGAAACCTATATTTTGTGTTGAAAATTAATTGAAGCATCACTAAGAAACTTCACATGTTATTGGCTATTAACTGCAAGTGTAGGTAACCGCGAGAAAAAGTGTGAATACACAGATATTATGTACTGCTTACGGCTGTAACCCTTTTGACATGCCAAACATTACATGCATAACACTGCTTAATCCAGCTTCTGGTAAACAGAGTTGTCTCCTGCGGCTAACACCTGCATTTCATGTGTGCAAACAAGGTTGATCTATATATGAGCTTTACTGTTGACAATATTCttcttttatcttattttaagaAGTGGATGTTATGAAAAAGACAAGAAAGGATAGtctaagaaacaaaaaaaataggctGAAAGGTGAGGGAAGCAGATCAGATAAGTGACTGTACTCTTGCTATCTGTTACCTTAGCTGTCAGtacattgttgttgttcttgAGGCTAGCTAGAGAGGCTGCATAATCCACCACTTTCCCCACACTCCATTTGGAACAGAAGAACATGGGTTGGCTGGCGTCTTTGGATTCCTTAGGAAGATAAACCTGAAAATAGGATCTTTCTGTCTGGAAGGCcaagaaaggagaggaagtggacaaaataatacataaagGTTACACTGTAGATAATATCAATAGGAAAATGTATTATCACAATACTACAAACAAGACAGCTATAGGACTTTACCTGTGGCAGCCCCTTGTCTCCTGCAGCATGCAGCTTCAGTTTCATTAATGCTACCTTAGCTGCAGTTGCACTGTTCTTTGCTCCTCTGCGCCCTTTACTTTTAGATAAGTCCTTTGACTCTGAGTAGCCAAAAGAGAGTGACAAACATAATCCAAATGTAAGTAGGTTGAAGAACACAAACAGATTTACATTAGTTATGAAAAGATGAGAGCATTTTGCTCAACACTGATCCCATGTGGACAAATAAGGAATCACAGAAGGAATTCTGTCAAAATAGCAAATACTAGAGACTACACTGTAACTGACCAACAATCTTTTGCACCAGCTCTTTTGTGGCTGCCATTCGAGGCTTTTGGACCTCCAACTTCTCACACTTGTGATCATCTTGATGACGATGGCTATAAAGCAAGAACAAGAGAAATATGTACCTTTCAGTTTAGCGGTTTCATTGATAAGatagtaatatactgtacataatgaGGCTTCTGTATGAAGTATATGAGCTGAGATGTACTGTACAGATTAACACAAAGTATGTTGATTTATAAAAAAggttaaagaaaaagagaagaaactgTAAACTTACGccaaacagaaatgtttttcacaATGCGGACATATCACCGGCAACAATTCTTTTCCCTTGCAGTCTTGAAATGAACATGGATAGCTTGTGCTGCCTCCCACGGTCTGTGTTTCCTTTTTCACTGGCTCCTGGAGAAAGTCAaaggaaatattaaaacaatcCAGCCAGTATCTAAGGAACTAAGGAACAGAGCAACATGTTCCAGTAGTAATCTTATCAAAGAAGGACATTGGGAATATGTAATCAACAACATGGTGTACCTCACACCGTGAACATGAATGGGCCTCTCTGCTTCTGTGCTCAAGGCTGTAAGAAACAAAAAGATTTTtcatcaaaaataaaacatgtggaGGTGAAAAGTATTGTTCAGAGCAAAATAGTTTTCCTATAtccacaaacattttttttagaataaCTCCTTTATCACTTAGAGTacaggatctgaatacttcctctaactttaGACATTTCTTTCCTTTGGGTGATGGTGACTTCTTACCAGAAAACACCACGGCAGAGATTACAAGCAAATGGAAGGAAATCT
Coding sequences:
- the maf1b gene encoding MAF1 homolog, negative regulator of RNA polymerase III b: MKLLESSSFEALSSRLCVETGESRILGRMESYSCKMAGDDKHMFKQFCQEGEPHVLEALSPPQSTNATSPSQMGKSSEDGENPLSDKCCRKTLFYLITTLNESFRPDYDFSAARAHEFSREPSANWVANAVNSSLFSAVGEEFNSLGPELWNAIDQEINLQSCDIYSYNPDLDSDPFGEEGSLWSFNYFFYNKKLKRIVFLTCRSVSVLSGYGSDCLDNELNMELDDEEEMDGFTEDRFPRALCV
- the zfand1 gene encoding AN1-type zinc finger protein 1; the protein is MAEIDIGKHCQIDSCSQKDFLPFACNLCRGVFCLEHRSREAHSCSRCEEPVKKETQTVGGSTSYPCSFQDCKGKELLPVICPHCEKHFCLAHRHQDDHKCEKLEVQKPRMAATKELVQKIVESKDLSKSKGRRGAKNSATAAKVALMKLKLHAAGDKGLPQTERSYFQVYLPKESKDASQPMFFCSKWSVGKVVDYAASLASLKNNNNVLTAKKLRLCHPQTGEALRMDDTLLSLLAHPETPLYNGGNMILEYLDNECTGLENVSDYITQT